The proteins below are encoded in one region of Longimicrobium sp.:
- a CDS encoding sodium/proline symporter yields MMLAILQTSELPRLAQPTIVAVAVVYFAIVAGIGVWATRKTRTASDFFVAGEGIGLAALTLAAMSATLSGFAFIGGPGLVYATGLGAMFLILPASVTSSMTSWALAKRMRLLAEVRGLITVPDAIGARYRSPAAQGLSAVAILVAVIGYMATNILALGLVIDAIFGTGLTWGVWIGMAIVLGYSVAGGILAGVYTDVFQGSLMAVASVLVFIYTLKTGGGMEGISRTILSADAAFMGPFGSMGAVAALSLFFVFGVGSMGQPHVIHKFYMLRDPRKLKWYPLLVTLALIVTMLLYFGVGVAVKALVVEGRMEPLARPDDATPFFLLRFTPVLLAALVFSGVAAAIMSTVNSFMNIGAAAITHDIPVALGITVKNELKWGRISTVVVSILAAWLALLPGALVAFLGIFGWGLFASTLVPALAIGLNWEGATKEGAIASICTGLVITLGFETMAFFKVYSFPAGVTVSGLSLVLSILVFFAVSWVTRERAAAALDADVRLVMSV; encoded by the coding sequence CGTCTACTTCGCCATCGTTGCGGGCATCGGCGTGTGGGCCACGCGCAAGACGCGCACGGCCAGCGACTTCTTCGTCGCGGGCGAGGGCATCGGCCTGGCGGCGCTGACGCTGGCGGCCATGAGCGCCACCCTCTCGGGCTTCGCCTTCATCGGCGGGCCGGGGCTGGTCTACGCGACCGGGCTGGGGGCGATGTTCCTCATCCTCCCGGCCTCCGTCACTTCATCGATGACCTCGTGGGCGCTGGCGAAGCGCATGAGGCTGCTGGCCGAGGTGCGCGGGCTGATCACCGTGCCCGACGCCATCGGCGCGCGCTACCGGTCGCCCGCCGCGCAGGGGCTGTCGGCGGTCGCCATCCTCGTGGCCGTCATCGGCTACATGGCGACCAACATCCTGGCCCTGGGGCTGGTGATCGACGCCATCTTCGGCACGGGGCTCACGTGGGGCGTGTGGATCGGGATGGCGATCGTGCTCGGCTACTCGGTGGCGGGCGGAATCCTGGCCGGCGTGTACACCGACGTCTTCCAGGGCTCGCTGATGGCCGTCGCCTCCGTGCTCGTCTTCATCTACACGCTCAAGACGGGCGGGGGGATGGAGGGGATCAGCCGCACGATCCTGTCGGCGGACGCCGCGTTCATGGGCCCGTTCGGGTCGATGGGCGCCGTGGCCGCGCTGTCGCTGTTCTTCGTGTTCGGCGTGGGGTCGATGGGCCAGCCGCACGTGATCCACAAGTTCTACATGCTGCGCGACCCGCGGAAACTGAAGTGGTATCCGCTTCTCGTTACGCTGGCGCTGATCGTCACCATGCTGCTGTACTTCGGCGTGGGCGTGGCGGTGAAGGCGCTCGTCGTGGAAGGCCGCATGGAGCCCCTGGCGCGGCCGGACGACGCCACGCCGTTCTTCCTCCTGCGCTTTACCCCCGTGCTCCTGGCGGCCCTCGTCTTTTCGGGCGTGGCCGCGGCCATCATGAGCACCGTCAACAGCTTCATGAACATCGGCGCGGCGGCCATCACCCACGACATTCCCGTGGCGCTGGGGATCACGGTGAAGAACGAGCTGAAGTGGGGCCGCATCAGCACCGTCGTCGTCTCCATCCTCGCCGCATGGCTGGCCCTGCTGCCGGGCGCGCTGGTGGCGTTCCTGGGGATCTTCGGATGGGGGCTGTTCGCCTCGACGCTGGTTCCCGCGCTGGCCATCGGCCTCAATTGGGAGGGTGCCACGAAGGAGGGCGCCATCGCCTCCATCTGCACGGGCCTGGTGATCACTCTGGGGTTCGAGACGATGGCGTTCTTCAAGGTCTACTCGTTCCCCGCCGGGGTGACGGTGAGCGGGCTGTCGCTGGTGCTCTCCATCCTGGTGTTCTTCGCCGTCAGCTGGGTGACGCGTGAACGGGCCGCGGCGGCGCTGGATGCGGATGTACGGCTGGTGATGTCGGTGTGA